A window of the Labeo rohita strain BAU-BD-2019 chromosome 1, IGBB_LRoh.1.0, whole genome shotgun sequence genome harbors these coding sequences:
- the rapgef2a gene encoding rap guanine nucleotide exchange factor 2 isoform X2 codes for MASYVDNSFRHAIMKNPADRTQQDLQIVYSYLHGMEALSNLREHQLRLMCETVRYEQHEANEVLYYPDDIGTCWYILLSGSVFIKESMFLPRSSFGKRSAGSLRRGCECIVLEASEMIVVDYMDDNDEYFQRQASHRQSRRRFRKINQRGERQTIIDTVDHYPVSKPPLPPGYHSECSKSQLPADFSKLHPSDSCHSHMTSSQSRSSIASDSGSSSLSDIYQATESECGDMDLSGLPETAVDSDEDDDDEDVGRGTDPLMSRDIVRDCLEKDPMDRTDDDIEQLLEFVQQLPAFASLSVSVRRELCAVMVFAVVERAGTIVLNHGEELDSWSVILNGAVEVIYPDGSGESVCMGGSFGVSPSMEKQLMTGVMRTKVDDCQFVCIAQQDYCCILNQVEQNTQRVEEEGEIVMVKEHRELDRTGTRKGHIVVKGTAERLMQHLVEDHSIVDPTYIEDFLLTYRTFLPSPLILGQRLLDWFNDPSLRDKVTRVVLLWVNNHFSDFEGDPDMTSFLEEFQSNLEREKMTGQLRLLNIACAAKAKPRVITINRPAREMPLPFTLIGGAERGTRLFISSVEVGSKAEEAGLKRGDQILEVNGQTFENVQLSKATEILKNNTQLCMSVKTNLLVFKELVARVAEERKNGVPHLPKIGDGKKNSRYSVPELGAGSDVIGQEKVSKKVKAHTMGGRNKLMKILDKTRMSILPQKPYSDLGLGQTQDDSIVGLRQNKQSQPTMAVSGNLSSSNPDLAQGQQRIIDYSTQPPELQDQVLRVFKADQQSRYLLINRDTTAREAANQAMREFGLTASPEAYSLCEVSVTQEGVIKQRRLPDQLSKLADRIQLSARYYLKSNMETETLCSDVEAQEMQRESVVPLLSLSSMEIANQLSARNYLLFSSIEPTDYISDLFKLHPQEPPTNLRNFEGLVNQETFWVATEIVQETNLAKRVKIIKHFIKIALHCRDCKNFNSMFAIISGFNLAPVARLRSTWERLPGKYEKLLAELQDVFDPSRNMAKYRNLLNKHNLQPPVIPLFPVIKKDLTFLHEGNNSKVDGLVNFEKLRMIAREIRHVVRMASITMDPALLFKTRKKKWRSLGSLSQVSSSSLSDIGTMGGKRKGRRSSFLSAKKLYEVEMMSRRVRQYLDTHSHESDEDKLHELSLQCEPASSSTMKNSGDRRRVDVSPVGQRSTTPQQTNGNHGRKKSLSKDLPPFEGRDRQRKPPEDSQSNTSSLLSSPRTSPHSTPRKAPQLVVSEASDQLSLLSSSSSDLIMVDDHTHTQPHMLAHPLSARRAEPDQISLGSYSLTQDQCDRASLDAADSGRGSWTSCSSGSHDNIQSIPPRVGYYDNRSWETLSEGMGRSHVTTPTGYWADELEGDTGTIKRRGGKDETPNASKNTPNRRDGRFREPPPTPPGYTALSLAEADSHSHAHGRRPPDYTAALQRSRFLKRSCDPPPLHPSSRLPAYNHCQSPRRTQPDENEQISAV; via the exons gaTCTGCAGATCGTGTACTCGTACCTCCATGGCATGGAAGCACTGTCCAACTTGAGGGAACACCAGCTCAG GTTGATGTGTGAGACAGTTCGATATGAACAGCATGAAGCTAATGAGGTTTTATACTA TCCTGATGACATTGGGACCTGCTGGTATATCCTCCTCTCTGGCTCAGTCTTTATAAAGGAGTCTATGTTTCTGCCCCGCAGCAG ttttggtaAGCGTTCTGCTGGTAGTTTGCGTCGTGGTTGTGAGTGTATCGTCCTTGAGGCTTCAGAAATGATTGTG gtGGACTATATGGATGACAACGATGAGTATTTCCAAAGACAAGCATCTCATCGGCAGTCAAGGAGAAGATTCCGCAAAATAAACCAGCGTGGAGAGCGACAGACTATAATCGATACGGTCGATCATTATCCAGTCAGCAAGCCTCCTCTGCCACCAGGATATCACTCG GAATGCTCAAAATCCCAG CTTCCTGCTGACTTCTCCAAGCTCCACCCCTCTGACAGTTGCCACTCCCATATGACCTCCAGCCAATCACGTTCCAGCATTGCCAGCGATTCAGGAAGTAGCAGCCTATCAGATATTTACCAG GCCACTGAGAGTGAATGTGGAGACATGGATCTGAGTGGGCTTCCTGAAACAGCGGTGGACTCGGacgaggatgatgatgatgaggacGTAGGGAGGGGAACGGACCCTCTTATGAGTCGAGATATCGTGAGAGACTGTCTGGAGAAAGATCCTATGGACCGTACAGATGATGACATCG AACAGTTACTGGAGTTTGTGCAGCAGCTTCCGGCATTTGCCAGTCTGAGTGTTTCGGTGCGGAGGGAACTCTGTGCCGTCATGGTGTTTGCCGTCGTGGAGCGGGCCGGAACCATCGTGCTCAACCACGGTGAAGAG ctGGACTCATGGTCAGTCATTCTGAATGGAGCAGTAGAGGTGATCTATCCAGATGGCAGCGGTGAGAGTGTGTGTATGGGTGGAAGTTTTGGTGTCTCCCCTTCTATGGAGAAACAGCTGATGACTGGAGTCATGAGGACCAAAGTGGACGATTGTCAG tttgtGTGTATTGCCCAGCAGGACTACTGCTGCATTCTTAATCAGGTTGAGCAAAACACACAGCGAGTGGAAGAGGAAGGAGAAATCGTCATGGTAAAAGAACACAGAGAACTCGACCGGACAGGCACCCGCAAGGGACACATTGTTGTCAag GGTACTGCTGAAAGGCTGATGCAGCACTTGGTGGAGGATCATTCAATTGTCGACCCCACATATATTGAGGACTTCCTGTTGACCTATCGTACCTTCCTGCCTAGTCCTCTGATTTTAGGACAGAGACTTCTGGACTGGTTTAATGACCCCAGTTTACGGGACAAG GTGACCCGAGTTGTGTTATTATGGGTGAACAATCATTTCAGTGACTTTGAAGGAGATCCTGATATGACCAGCTTTTTGGAGGAGTTCCAGAGCAATCTGGAAAGAGAG AAAATGACAGGTCAGTTGCGGTTGCTCAACATAGCTTGTGCTGCTAAAGCCAAACCCAGAGTGATTACTATAAATAGGCCTGCACGAGAGATGCCCCTCCCCTTCACACTTATTGGAGGAGCTGAACGAGGAACGCGCCTCTTTATCAGCAGCGTGGAAGTTGGTAGCAAAGCAGAGGAAGCGGGGCTCAAACGTGGAGACCAG ATATTAGAGGTGAATGGGCAGACGTTTGAGAACGTGCAGTTGTCCAAAGCAACCGAAATTctcaaaaacaatacacagcTCTGTATGAGTGTCAAAACCAACCTCCTGG TCTTCAAGGAGCTGGTGGCCAGAGTGGCAGAGGAAAGGAAAAACGGCGTTCCTCATCTTCCAAAGATTGGTGACGGAAAGAAAAATAGCCGTTATTCTGTACCTGAACTTGGGGCTGGTTCTGATGTAATAGGTCAAGAAAAGGTCAGCAAGAAGGTCAAAGCGCACACAATGGGCGGCCGAAACAAACTCATGAAGATTCTAGACAAGACACGCATGAGCATCCTACCTCAGAAACCTTACAG TGACCTCGGGTTAGGGCAGACTCAGGATGACAGCATTGTGGGATTACGCCAGAACAAACAGTCTCAGCCCACTATGGCAGTCAGTGGAAATCTCTCATCCAGTAACCCTGACCTGGCCCAAGGCCAGCAACGCATCATTGACTACAGTACACAGCCACCAG AATTGCAAGACCAGGTGCTGCGTGTTTTCAAGGCAGACCAACAGAGTCGTTACTTACTGATCAATAGGGACACCACAGCAAGAGAGGCAGCCAATCAGGCAATGCGAGAGTTTGGCTTAACGGCAAGTCCTGAAGCCTATTCGCTGTGTGAGGTGTCAGTCACACAGGAGGGAGTTATTAAACAGAGACGGCTACCTGATCAACTTTCTAAACTGGCCGACAGGATACAGCTGAGTGCCAG GTACTACCTGAAGAGCAACATGGAGACAGAAACGCTGTGTTCGGATGTGGAAGCACAGGAGATGCAACGAGAATCTGTGGTCCCTTTGTTGTCCTTGAGCTCCATGGAGATAGCCAATCAGCTCTCAGCACGAAACTATCTGCTTTTCTCTAGCATTGAACCAACAGATTACATCAGTGACCTCTTTAAGCTTCATCCACAAGAGCCTCCCACCAACCTGCGCAATTTTGAGGGTCTTGTAAACCAGGAGACCTTCTGGGTGGCCACAGAGATAGTACAGGAAACCAACCTGGCCAAAAGAGTGAAGATCATCAAGCACTTTATAAAGATTGCCCTTCACTGCCGTGACTGCAAGAACTTCAACTCCATGTTTGCCATAATTAG TGGGTTCAATTTAGCACCGGTCGCTCGGTTGAGATCTACATGGGAACGGTTGCCTGGAAAATATGAGAAGCTTCTTGCAGAATTACAGGATGTTTTTGACCCTTCTCGCAATATGGCCAAATACCGCAACCTCCTCAACAAACACAACCTTCAGCCACCGGTCATCCCTCTGTTTCCTGTCATTAAGAAAGACCTCACCTTTCTTCATGAGG GCAACAACTCCAAGGTGGACGGTCTGGTGAATTTTGAGAAGTTGAGGATGATTGCCCGAGAGATCAGACACGTGGTTCGAATGGCTTCCATCACCATGGACCCTGCATTGCTTTTTAAGACTAG GAAGAAAAAGTGGAGAAGTCTTGG GTCTCTAAGTCAGGTGAGCAGCTCTTCTCTCTCTGACATTGGAACAATGGGTGGGAAGAGGAAGGGGAGGCGGAGCTCCTTTCTCAGCGCTAAAAAACTCTATGAGGTGGAGATGATGAGCAGACGCGTGCGGCAGTATCTGGACACGCACTCACACGAGAGTGATGAGGACAAACTCCATGAACTCTCTTTGCAGTGTGAGCCTGCCAGCAGCTCAA CAATGAAGAACTCAGGTGATAGGAGGCGAGTGGATGTATCTCCTGTCGGTCAAAGAAGCACCACTCCACAGCAAACTAATGGAAATCATGGTCGCAAGAAATCACTTAGCAAAGACCTACCACCATTCG AAGGGCGGGACAGACAGCGAAAGCCACCTGAGGACAGCCAGTCAAATACTTCATCTCTACTCTCCTCTCCACGTACCTCACCTCACAGCACACCGAGAAAAG ccccACAGTTAGTGGTGAGTGAAGCATCAGATCAGCTGAGTTTGTTAAGCTCCTCCTCCTCTGATCTCATCATGGTTGATGACCACACCCATACTCAGCCCCATATGCTTGCACACCCACTCAGCGCACGTAGAGCTGAACCTGACCAAATAAGCCTGGG GTCCTACTCCTTGACTCAGGATCAGTGTGACCGTGCATCATTGGATGCAGCAGACAGTGGCCGTGGCAGTTGGACGTCCTGTTCCAGTGGTTCCCATGACAACATCCAAAGTATTCCACCGCGTGTGGGTTATTATGACAATCGCAGCTGGGAGACACTTTCAGAAGGGATGGGACGTAGTCACGTGACAACACCTACTGGTTACTGGGCCGATGAATTGGAAGGAGACACAGGAACGATAAAACGTAGAGGTGGGAAAGACGAGACTCCAAACGCAAGCAAGAATACTCCAAATCGGAGGGATGGACGTTTTAGAGAGCCACCGCCCACACCACCTGGTTATACTGCTCTGTCATTGGCTGAGGCAGACAGCCACAGTCACGCACATGGGCGACGCCCACCAGATTACACAGCAGCTCTGCAGAGGTCTCGATTCCTTAAAAGGTCATGTGATCCTCCTCCACTCCACCCATCCAGTAGATTGCCAGCATACAACCACTGCCAGTCACCGCGACGAACACAACCGGATG AAAATGAGCAAATATCTGCGGTTTAA
- the rapgef2a gene encoding rap guanine nucleotide exchange factor 2 isoform X3: MASYVDNSFRHAIMKNPADRTQQDLQIVYSYLHGMEALSNLREHQLRLMCETVRYEQHEANEVLYYPDDIGTCWYILLSGSVFIKESMFLPRSSFGKRSAGSLRRGCECIVLEASEMIVVDYMDDNDEYFQRQASHRQSRRRFRKINQRGERQTIIDTVDHYPVSKPPLPPGYHSECSKSQLPADFSKLHPSDSCHSHMTSSQSRSSIASDSGSSSLSDIYQATESECGDMDLSGLPETAVDSDEDDDDEDVGRGTDPLMSRDIVRDCLEKDPMDRTDDDIEQLLEFVQQLPAFASLSVSVRRELCAVMVFAVVERAGTIVLNHGEELDSWSVILNGAVEVIYPDGSGESVCMGGSFGVSPSMEKQLMTGVMRTKVDDCQFVCIAQQDYCCILNQVEQNTQRVEEEGEIVMVKEHRELDRTGTRKGHIVVKGTAERLMQHLVEDHSIVDPTYIEDFLLTYRTFLPSPLILGQRLLDWFNDPSLRDKVTRVVLLWVNNHFSDFEGDPDMTSFLEEFQSNLEREKMTGQLRLLNIACAAKAKPRVITINRPAREMPLPFTLIGGAERGTRLFISSVEVGSKAEEAGLKRGDQILEVNGQTFENVQLSKATEILKNNTQLCMSVKTNLLVFKELVARVAEERKNGVPHLPKIGDGKKNSRYSVPELGAGSDVIGQEKVSKKVKAHTMGGRNKLMKILDKTRMSILPQKPYSDLGLGQTQDDSIVGLRQNKQSQPTMAVSGNLSSSNPDLAQGQQRIIDYSTQPPELQDQVLRVFKADQQSRYLLINRDTTAREAANQAMREFGLTASPEAYSLCEVSVTQEGVIKQRRLPDQLSKLADRIQLSARYYLKSNMETETLCSDVEAQEMQRESVVPLLSLSSMEIANQLSARNYLLFSSIEPTDYISDLFKLHPQEPPTNLRNFEGLVNQETFWVATEIVQETNLAKRVKIIKHFIKIALHCRDCKNFNSMFAIISGFNLAPVARLRSTWERLPGKYEKLLAELQDVFDPSRNMAKYRNLLNKHNLQPPVIPLFPVIKKDLTFLHEGNNSKVDGLVNFEKLRMIAREIRHVVRMASITMDPALLFKTRSLSQVSSSSLSDIGTMGGKRKGRRSSFLSAKKLYEVEMMSRRVRQYLDTHSHESDEDKLHELSLQCEPASSSTMKNSGDRRRVDVSPVGQRSTTPQQTNGNHGRKKSLSKDLPPFEEGRDRQRKPPEDSQSNTSSLLSSPRTSPHSTPRKAPQLVVSEASDQLSLLSSSSSDLIMVDDHTHTQPHMLAHPLSARRAEPDQISLGSYSLTQDQCDRASLDAADSGRGSWTSCSSGSHDNIQSIPPRVGYYDNRSWETLSEGMGRSHVTTPTGYWADELEGDTGTIKRRGGKDETPNASKNTPNRRDGRFREPPPTPPGYTALSLAEADSHSHAHGRRPPDYTAALQRSRFLKRSCDPPPLHPSSRLPAYNHCQSPRRTQPDENEQISAV, from the exons gaTCTGCAGATCGTGTACTCGTACCTCCATGGCATGGAAGCACTGTCCAACTTGAGGGAACACCAGCTCAG GTTGATGTGTGAGACAGTTCGATATGAACAGCATGAAGCTAATGAGGTTTTATACTA TCCTGATGACATTGGGACCTGCTGGTATATCCTCCTCTCTGGCTCAGTCTTTATAAAGGAGTCTATGTTTCTGCCCCGCAGCAG ttttggtaAGCGTTCTGCTGGTAGTTTGCGTCGTGGTTGTGAGTGTATCGTCCTTGAGGCTTCAGAAATGATTGTG gtGGACTATATGGATGACAACGATGAGTATTTCCAAAGACAAGCATCTCATCGGCAGTCAAGGAGAAGATTCCGCAAAATAAACCAGCGTGGAGAGCGACAGACTATAATCGATACGGTCGATCATTATCCAGTCAGCAAGCCTCCTCTGCCACCAGGATATCACTCG GAATGCTCAAAATCCCAG CTTCCTGCTGACTTCTCCAAGCTCCACCCCTCTGACAGTTGCCACTCCCATATGACCTCCAGCCAATCACGTTCCAGCATTGCCAGCGATTCAGGAAGTAGCAGCCTATCAGATATTTACCAG GCCACTGAGAGTGAATGTGGAGACATGGATCTGAGTGGGCTTCCTGAAACAGCGGTGGACTCGGacgaggatgatgatgatgaggacGTAGGGAGGGGAACGGACCCTCTTATGAGTCGAGATATCGTGAGAGACTGTCTGGAGAAAGATCCTATGGACCGTACAGATGATGACATCG AACAGTTACTGGAGTTTGTGCAGCAGCTTCCGGCATTTGCCAGTCTGAGTGTTTCGGTGCGGAGGGAACTCTGTGCCGTCATGGTGTTTGCCGTCGTGGAGCGGGCCGGAACCATCGTGCTCAACCACGGTGAAGAG ctGGACTCATGGTCAGTCATTCTGAATGGAGCAGTAGAGGTGATCTATCCAGATGGCAGCGGTGAGAGTGTGTGTATGGGTGGAAGTTTTGGTGTCTCCCCTTCTATGGAGAAACAGCTGATGACTGGAGTCATGAGGACCAAAGTGGACGATTGTCAG tttgtGTGTATTGCCCAGCAGGACTACTGCTGCATTCTTAATCAGGTTGAGCAAAACACACAGCGAGTGGAAGAGGAAGGAGAAATCGTCATGGTAAAAGAACACAGAGAACTCGACCGGACAGGCACCCGCAAGGGACACATTGTTGTCAag GGTACTGCTGAAAGGCTGATGCAGCACTTGGTGGAGGATCATTCAATTGTCGACCCCACATATATTGAGGACTTCCTGTTGACCTATCGTACCTTCCTGCCTAGTCCTCTGATTTTAGGACAGAGACTTCTGGACTGGTTTAATGACCCCAGTTTACGGGACAAG GTGACCCGAGTTGTGTTATTATGGGTGAACAATCATTTCAGTGACTTTGAAGGAGATCCTGATATGACCAGCTTTTTGGAGGAGTTCCAGAGCAATCTGGAAAGAGAG AAAATGACAGGTCAGTTGCGGTTGCTCAACATAGCTTGTGCTGCTAAAGCCAAACCCAGAGTGATTACTATAAATAGGCCTGCACGAGAGATGCCCCTCCCCTTCACACTTATTGGAGGAGCTGAACGAGGAACGCGCCTCTTTATCAGCAGCGTGGAAGTTGGTAGCAAAGCAGAGGAAGCGGGGCTCAAACGTGGAGACCAG ATATTAGAGGTGAATGGGCAGACGTTTGAGAACGTGCAGTTGTCCAAAGCAACCGAAATTctcaaaaacaatacacagcTCTGTATGAGTGTCAAAACCAACCTCCTGG TCTTCAAGGAGCTGGTGGCCAGAGTGGCAGAGGAAAGGAAAAACGGCGTTCCTCATCTTCCAAAGATTGGTGACGGAAAGAAAAATAGCCGTTATTCTGTACCTGAACTTGGGGCTGGTTCTGATGTAATAGGTCAAGAAAAGGTCAGCAAGAAGGTCAAAGCGCACACAATGGGCGGCCGAAACAAACTCATGAAGATTCTAGACAAGACACGCATGAGCATCCTACCTCAGAAACCTTACAG TGACCTCGGGTTAGGGCAGACTCAGGATGACAGCATTGTGGGATTACGCCAGAACAAACAGTCTCAGCCCACTATGGCAGTCAGTGGAAATCTCTCATCCAGTAACCCTGACCTGGCCCAAGGCCAGCAACGCATCATTGACTACAGTACACAGCCACCAG AATTGCAAGACCAGGTGCTGCGTGTTTTCAAGGCAGACCAACAGAGTCGTTACTTACTGATCAATAGGGACACCACAGCAAGAGAGGCAGCCAATCAGGCAATGCGAGAGTTTGGCTTAACGGCAAGTCCTGAAGCCTATTCGCTGTGTGAGGTGTCAGTCACACAGGAGGGAGTTATTAAACAGAGACGGCTACCTGATCAACTTTCTAAACTGGCCGACAGGATACAGCTGAGTGCCAG GTACTACCTGAAGAGCAACATGGAGACAGAAACGCTGTGTTCGGATGTGGAAGCACAGGAGATGCAACGAGAATCTGTGGTCCCTTTGTTGTCCTTGAGCTCCATGGAGATAGCCAATCAGCTCTCAGCACGAAACTATCTGCTTTTCTCTAGCATTGAACCAACAGATTACATCAGTGACCTCTTTAAGCTTCATCCACAAGAGCCTCCCACCAACCTGCGCAATTTTGAGGGTCTTGTAAACCAGGAGACCTTCTGGGTGGCCACAGAGATAGTACAGGAAACCAACCTGGCCAAAAGAGTGAAGATCATCAAGCACTTTATAAAGATTGCCCTTCACTGCCGTGACTGCAAGAACTTCAACTCCATGTTTGCCATAATTAG TGGGTTCAATTTAGCACCGGTCGCTCGGTTGAGATCTACATGGGAACGGTTGCCTGGAAAATATGAGAAGCTTCTTGCAGAATTACAGGATGTTTTTGACCCTTCTCGCAATATGGCCAAATACCGCAACCTCCTCAACAAACACAACCTTCAGCCACCGGTCATCCCTCTGTTTCCTGTCATTAAGAAAGACCTCACCTTTCTTCATGAGG GCAACAACTCCAAGGTGGACGGTCTGGTGAATTTTGAGAAGTTGAGGATGATTGCCCGAGAGATCAGACACGTGGTTCGAATGGCTTCCATCACCATGGACCCTGCATTGCTTTTTAAGACTAG GTCTCTAAGTCAGGTGAGCAGCTCTTCTCTCTCTGACATTGGAACAATGGGTGGGAAGAGGAAGGGGAGGCGGAGCTCCTTTCTCAGCGCTAAAAAACTCTATGAGGTGGAGATGATGAGCAGACGCGTGCGGCAGTATCTGGACACGCACTCACACGAGAGTGATGAGGACAAACTCCATGAACTCTCTTTGCAGTGTGAGCCTGCCAGCAGCTCAA CAATGAAGAACTCAGGTGATAGGAGGCGAGTGGATGTATCTCCTGTCGGTCAAAGAAGCACCACTCCACAGCAAACTAATGGAAATCATGGTCGCAAGAAATCACTTAGCAAAGACCTACCACCATTCG AAGAAGGGCGGGACAGACAGCGAAAGCCACCTGAGGACAGCCAGTCAAATACTTCATCTCTACTCTCCTCTCCACGTACCTCACCTCACAGCACACCGAGAAAAG ccccACAGTTAGTGGTGAGTGAAGCATCAGATCAGCTGAGTTTGTTAAGCTCCTCCTCCTCTGATCTCATCATGGTTGATGACCACACCCATACTCAGCCCCATATGCTTGCACACCCACTCAGCGCACGTAGAGCTGAACCTGACCAAATAAGCCTGGG GTCCTACTCCTTGACTCAGGATCAGTGTGACCGTGCATCATTGGATGCAGCAGACAGTGGCCGTGGCAGTTGGACGTCCTGTTCCAGTGGTTCCCATGACAACATCCAAAGTATTCCACCGCGTGTGGGTTATTATGACAATCGCAGCTGGGAGACACTTTCAGAAGGGATGGGACGTAGTCACGTGACAACACCTACTGGTTACTGGGCCGATGAATTGGAAGGAGACACAGGAACGATAAAACGTAGAGGTGGGAAAGACGAGACTCCAAACGCAAGCAAGAATACTCCAAATCGGAGGGATGGACGTTTTAGAGAGCCACCGCCCACACCACCTGGTTATACTGCTCTGTCATTGGCTGAGGCAGACAGCCACAGTCACGCACATGGGCGACGCCCACCAGATTACACAGCAGCTCTGCAGAGGTCTCGATTCCTTAAAAGGTCATGTGATCCTCCTCCACTCCACCCATCCAGTAGATTGCCAGCATACAACCACTGCCAGTCACCGCGACGAACACAACCGGATG AAAATGAGCAAATATCTGCGGTTTAA